In one Zobellia galactanivorans genomic region, the following are encoded:
- a CDS encoding SH3 domain-containing protein yields MRQIFFIVIAFVTLTVSGQNKALFDQATEAYNVGEYQRAVDSYLEILQNGQHSAELYYNLGNAYYKLNQIAPSIYYYEKALLLKPNDSEIKNNLGYAQNMTLDAIDRMPATGLTKIYDSTIGILSFDQWAYASIVFMILFVLLYIAFYYFHYSSRKRLAFIFSMISLLAMLTSVVFAFLQHSEFEADDPAIVFAKEASVKSEPNKRSLEAFTLHEGTKVNVLEELNDWKKIRIPDGTTGWIQTEDIKILKDF; encoded by the coding sequence GTGAGACAGATATTTTTCATAGTAATAGCTTTTGTGACCCTTACGGTGTCAGGCCAGAACAAGGCATTGTTCGACCAGGCCACCGAAGCCTATAACGTGGGCGAATATCAAAGAGCGGTAGACAGCTACTTAGAGATATTGCAGAACGGGCAACACTCTGCGGAACTCTATTACAATTTAGGCAACGCCTATTACAAGCTCAACCAAATTGCCCCGAGTATCTACTATTATGAGAAGGCCCTTTTGCTAAAACCCAATGATAGCGAAATAAAGAACAATCTAGGCTATGCCCAAAATATGACATTAGATGCCATAGACCGTATGCCGGCCACAGGGCTTACAAAGATCTACGACAGTACGATCGGCATTCTCTCTTTTGACCAATGGGCCTATGCCTCCATTGTTTTTATGATACTCTTTGTACTGCTGTACATCGCTTTCTACTATTTTCACTATTCTTCGAGAAAACGATTGGCCTTTATTTTCAGTATGATCTCGCTTTTAGCCATGCTCACCTCGGTCGTGTTCGCCTTTTTGCAACACAGTGAATTCGAGGCCGACGACCCCGCCATTGTCTTTGCAAAAGAGGCCAGCGTAAAATCCGAACCCAATAAAAGAAGCCTTGAAGCGTTTACACTACATGAGGGCACCAAAGTCAATGTTCTAGAAGAACTCAACGACTGGAAAAAGATTCGCATTCCTGACGGTACTACAGGTTGGATTCAGACTGAGGACATAAAAATCTTAAAAGATTTTTAA
- a CDS encoding GbsR/MarR family transcriptional regulator codes for MDKEECKQILIEELGVHFEFEYSLPPLAARIFANLVVTEEEGLTFDDCLTKRGASKSSISTSLNLLQQTGFINYFTKSGDRKRYFKVAEKDAFFIKKLNQTLKKIENESQMIEKVAEYNKVHNPQKHEENKEKKRIYMKCLEDTREIYRKTIADLKNLKQ; via the coding sequence ATGGACAAAGAAGAATGCAAACAGATATTGATCGAGGAACTAGGGGTTCACTTTGAATTTGAATATTCCCTACCTCCTTTGGCCGCTAGAATCTTTGCAAATTTAGTGGTAACCGAGGAAGAAGGCCTCACTTTTGACGACTGCTTGACCAAAAGAGGTGCAAGCAAAAGCTCTATTTCCACGTCATTGAACTTATTACAACAAACTGGATTTATAAATTATTTCACCAAATCGGGTGACCGGAAACGCTATTTTAAAGTAGCGGAGAAAGATGCCTTTTTTATCAAGAAGTTAAATCAAACGCTCAAAAAAATAGAGAATGAGTCTCAGATGATAGAAAAAGTTGCGGAATATAATAAAGTCCACAACCCACAAAAACATGAAGAAAACAAAGAGAAAAAACGCATCTACATGAAATGCCTGGAAGACACCCGTGAAATTTATAGAAAGACAATCGCCGATTTGAAAAACCTAAAACAATAA
- a CDS encoding carbonic anhydrase family protein translates to MKAHTRETQATMTPEKALNFLKEGNERFQNNLKANRNLLEQVNDTSEGQFPFATILSCIDSRVSAELVFDQGLGDIFSIRIAGNFVNEDILGSMEFGCKLAGTKLIVVLGHTSCGAIKGACDHARLGNLTALINKIEPAVEAVKEPADESLRNSKNLEFVDKVSEKNVLLTIDNVREKSPVLAEMEKTGEIKIIGAMYDLSNGEVVFYE, encoded by the coding sequence ATGAAAGCACATACAAGGGAGACACAAGCCACAATGACTCCAGAAAAGGCATTAAATTTTTTAAAAGAGGGCAACGAACGCTTTCAAAATAACCTGAAAGCCAACAGAAACCTTCTCGAGCAGGTCAACGACACCAGTGAAGGGCAATTTCCCTTTGCAACCATCTTGAGCTGTATCGATTCGAGGGTTTCCGCGGAATTGGTCTTCGATCAGGGCCTAGGTGATATTTTCAGTATCCGTATTGCCGGTAATTTCGTGAACGAAGATATTTTGGGCAGTATGGAATTCGGTTGTAAACTAGCCGGCACCAAATTGATCGTTGTTTTGGGCCACACCAGTTGCGGGGCCATCAAAGGCGCTTGTGATCACGCCAGATTGGGCAACCTTACCGCCTTGATCAACAAGATCGAACCTGCGGTGGAAGCCGTAAAGGAGCCGGCCGACGAAAGTCTTAGAAACTCGAAGAACCTTGAATTTGTAGATAAGGTTTCAGAAAAGAACGTGCTCTTGACCATTGACAACGTACGCGAAAAAAGTCCGGTTTTGGCCGAAATGGAAAAAACGGGAGAAATCAAGATAATTGGTGCCATGTACGACTTGTCCAATGGCGAAGTGGTCTTTTACGAATAA
- a CDS encoding efflux RND transporter periplasmic adaptor subunit, translated as MKKLSILGLLSAGLLLSSCFGTTPTPPAGGATPPPPSLKVGELTPQDITIYNEFSTTLEGKQNVEIWPKVSGFIQHVYVEEGQKIKKGQLLFKLETQTLNQDANAAKASVNVAQVEVNKLKPLVEKNIISEVQLETAKAQLEQAKANYESVASNISYSRITSPVDGYIGEIPFKTGALVSSNMGKPLTTVSDISQVRAYFSLNEKELLKLKESMPKNDKNQMDLEKAPEVKLVMINGKEYPEPGRIAMINTIINSTTGSVTARADFENKNNILSSGSTGKIKIPTIYKNAYEIPQAATIDLQGKKLVYVLKDDNTITTMPIDIIANTQKGYIVENGIEKGTTIVLEGVTKIKDGMTISPVK; from the coding sequence ATGAAAAAGCTATCTATATTAGGATTATTAAGTGCAGGACTTCTCCTAAGCTCCTGCTTTGGAACCACCCCAACCCCTCCTGCCGGTGGTGCCACCCCTCCTCCCCCGAGTTTAAAGGTCGGTGAGTTGACTCCACAGGACATCACCATTTACAATGAGTTTTCTACCACCTTAGAAGGCAAGCAAAACGTAGAAATCTGGCCAAAAGTTTCTGGCTTCATTCAACACGTGTACGTAGAGGAAGGTCAAAAAATAAAAAAAGGACAATTGCTTTTCAAATTGGAGACCCAAACCTTAAACCAAGATGCCAATGCTGCCAAGGCTTCGGTTAACGTGGCCCAAGTAGAAGTAAACAAGCTTAAGCCCTTGGTTGAAAAGAACATCATTAGCGAGGTTCAGCTTGAAACTGCAAAAGCCCAATTGGAACAGGCCAAGGCCAACTACGAAAGTGTAGCTTCCAATATCAGTTATTCACGTATTACCAGTCCTGTTGACGGTTATATCGGGGAAATTCCTTTTAAGACCGGGGCCTTGGTAAGTTCTAACATGGGCAAGCCCTTGACTACCGTTTCCGATATAAGCCAGGTTCGCGCCTATTTTTCCCTAAATGAAAAAGAGCTTTTAAAGTTGAAGGAATCTATGCCCAAAAACGATAAAAACCAAATGGATCTTGAAAAGGCCCCAGAGGTAAAGCTTGTAATGATCAATGGTAAAGAATACCCAGAGCCCGGTAGAATCGCCATGATCAACACCATTATCAACAGTACTACGGGTAGTGTGACCGCTAGGGCCGATTTTGAAAACAAAAATAATATTCTTAGCAGCGGTAGCACCGGTAAGATCAAGATTCCAACCATTTACAAGAATGCCTATGAAATTCCACAGGCGGCAACAATAGATTTACAAGGAAAAAAACTGGTTTACGTCTTAAAAGACGATAACACCATTACAACAATGCCTATAGATATCATTGCCAATACCCAAAAAGGATACATTGTAGAAAATGGAATTGAAAAGGGAACTACCATTGTTCTTGAAGGTGTGACTAAAATCAAAGACGGAATGACCATTAGCCCGGTCAAGTAA
- the pheS gene encoding phenylalanine--tRNA ligase subunit alpha — protein MIDTIKKHITEVEKFTATNKEELESFRIKYLGKKGLLNDFFAEFKNVPNEQKKEFGQTINQLKQAANEKLNTLRDALESKSDEKGIYGDLTRPGEPIELGARHPISIVKNQIIEIFSRIGFNVSEGPEIEDDWHNFTALNLPEYHPARDMQDTFFIQTDPDILLRTHTSSVQVRYMENNTPPIRTISPGRVYRNEAISARSHCFFHQVEGLYIDKDVSFADLKQTLQYFTTELFGKSKIRLRPSYFPFTEPSAEVDVYWGLETETDYKMTKGTGWLEIMGCGMVDPNVLDNCGIDSKEYSGFAFGMGIDRIALLLHQISDIRLLSENDVRFLEQFKSAL, from the coding sequence ATGATCGATACCATAAAAAAGCATATTACAGAGGTAGAAAAATTTACCGCTACCAACAAGGAAGAACTCGAAAGCTTCCGTATCAAATACTTAGGTAAAAAGGGACTGTTAAATGATTTCTTCGCAGAATTCAAAAACGTTCCCAATGAGCAGAAAAAAGAATTCGGTCAGACCATAAACCAGTTAAAACAGGCCGCCAACGAAAAGCTCAATACCTTACGTGACGCCCTTGAAAGCAAAAGCGACGAAAAAGGCATCTACGGTGATTTGACACGGCCGGGCGAACCCATAGAACTGGGTGCACGCCACCCTATATCTATAGTCAAGAACCAAATTATAGAGATTTTCTCAAGAATAGGTTTCAACGTTTCCGAAGGCCCAGAAATCGAAGACGATTGGCACAACTTTACAGCCTTGAACTTGCCCGAATACCATCCGGCAAGGGATATGCAGGATACTTTCTTCATTCAAACCGATCCCGATATATTGTTGCGTACCCACACCTCTTCGGTTCAAGTACGTTACATGGAAAACAACACCCCCCCAATCCGTACCATATCACCGGGTAGGGTATACCGTAACGAAGCTATTTCCGCGCGTTCGCACTGTTTTTTCCATCAGGTAGAAGGCTTGTATATCGATAAGGATGTTTCCTTTGCCGACCTAAAGCAAACCCTGCAATATTTTACTACCGAACTTTTCGGAAAATCGAAAATCAGGTTACGTCCTTCATACTTTCCGTTTACCGAGCCCAGCGCCGAGGTAGATGTGTATTGGGGATTAGAAACCGAAACCGATTATAAAATGACCAAAGGCACTGGATGGCTAGAGATCATGGGCTGTGGTATGGTAGACCCAAACGTACTCGACAATTGCGGAATCGACTCAAAGGAGTACTCCGGATTTGCTTTCGGAATGGGCATCGACCGTATCGCGCTTCTCTTGCACCAAATTTCGGACATTCGCCTGTTGAGCGAAAACGATGTTCGCTTCCTTGAACAGTTCAAAAGTGCACTGTAA
- a CDS encoding carbonic anhydrase: MNLDTVFANNEEWIKEKLATDPDYFGQLAEGQNPELLYIGCSDSRVTAEEVMGAKPGEVFVHRNIANMVISIDLNVLSVVKYAVDYLKVKHIIVCGHYACGGVKAAMQSADLGVLNPWLRNIRDVYRLHKEELNAIEDETKKYDRLVELNVKEQCVNLIKTAVVQKAFRDHGLKVHGWIFDVHTGKLIDLKIDFEGYLKNIMEIYHLD, from the coding sequence ATGAACCTAGATACTGTTTTTGCGAACAACGAAGAATGGATCAAAGAAAAACTAGCAACAGATCCAGACTATTTTGGTCAATTGGCCGAAGGCCAAAATCCAGAATTGCTTTACATCGGGTGCTCCGATAGTAGAGTTACCGCAGAAGAGGTTATGGGCGCCAAGCCGGGCGAGGTGTTCGTGCATCGCAACATCGCGAATATGGTAATCAGTATAGACCTTAACGTTCTCTCGGTGGTAAAGTATGCCGTAGATTACTTGAAAGTAAAACATATCATCGTTTGTGGACATTACGCCTGCGGAGGGGTCAAAGCCGCCATGCAGTCGGCAGATTTAGGTGTCTTGAACCCATGGCTACGTAATATACGCGATGTATACCGCCTTCATAAAGAAGAACTCAACGCCATTGAAGACGAGACCAAAAAATACGATCGGTTGGTTGAACTGAACGTAAAGGAACAATGCGTAAACCTAATCAAAACGGCCGTGGTGCAAAAAGCATTTCGCGATCACGGGTTGAAAGTACACGGATGGATATTTGACGTCCATACCGGAAAATTGATAGATCTAAAAATAGACTTTGAAGGCTATCTCAAAAACATTATGGAAATCTATCATTTAGATTGA
- a CDS encoding SulP family inorganic anion transporter, whose translation MKNLFSNFKGDLFGGITAGIVALPLALAFGVSSGLGPSAGLYGAIFISFFAALFGGTNTQISGPTAPMTAVSMVVIAGIIAINDGSLEKALPAILTVFLLAGLMQIGLGVLGIGKYIRYIPYPVVSGFMTAIGVIILVTQILPAVGYYPNEDKEFVDQYKPMAEELILENILKEEAGEGILVLEDFEETIKRAETITQEEMLKEASTLAKSEASGVLGALKVMPRALQNINWLEFILALSTIIIIYGFKKITTAIPSALVALIVVSGVAYGFGLNYRPIEEIPSGFPVPNLGIFTNFDLNSVTPYIFTALTLALLGAIDSLLTSVVADNMTKTKHQPNKELVGQGIGNTIAAIFGGIPGAGATIRTVVNINAGGKTKLSGMVAGVLLLVVLLALGPVASQIPAAVLAGILVTVGIGVMDYKGLKAIPSLPKDMSLGPIKFSSEVVIMIIVLVLSSVWNLVYAVGVGLVIASLMFMKKMGDLTAERSDVKSLEKEQGWADEARFPQNLKESVFIKHLKGPLFFGSTSEFQILADQIPRSASTVIIRMDRMQYMDQSGLYTLEDVLIDLHNSKIEVLFVDVLKQPRYMMERVDLIPDLIPTEHIFDTFDDCIQYLEQKTIAPKVEAAL comes from the coding sequence ATGAAAAATCTTTTCTCAAACTTTAAAGGAGACCTATTTGGGGGCATAACGGCAGGTATCGTTGCCCTTCCCTTGGCATTGGCCTTTGGTGTAAGTTCAGGTCTCGGACCCAGTGCCGGACTCTACGGCGCTATTTTTATTAGTTTTTTTGCCGCCCTTTTTGGCGGTACCAATACGCAAATTTCAGGCCCTACAGCTCCCATGACGGCCGTAAGTATGGTCGTCATAGCGGGAATTATCGCCATAAACGACGGTAGTCTCGAAAAGGCGCTACCCGCCATCTTGACCGTATTTTTATTGGCCGGACTTATGCAAATCGGCCTTGGTGTGCTCGGCATAGGAAAATACATCCGCTACATTCCGTATCCGGTAGTTTCCGGTTTTATGACCGCTATCGGTGTTATCATTTTAGTTACCCAGATATTGCCTGCAGTAGGCTATTACCCTAATGAGGATAAAGAGTTCGTAGATCAGTACAAACCAATGGCCGAAGAACTTATATTGGAGAATATTCTAAAGGAGGAAGCCGGGGAGGGCATTCTCGTTCTAGAAGATTTCGAGGAGACCATTAAACGTGCGGAGACCATAACCCAAGAGGAAATGCTCAAAGAAGCCAGTACTTTGGCAAAAAGTGAAGCTTCAGGCGTATTAGGGGCCCTTAAAGTTATGCCCAGAGCTTTGCAAAACATCAATTGGCTAGAGTTTATCTTGGCCCTTTCCACGATTATCATTATTTATGGTTTCAAAAAAATAACTACCGCCATACCGAGTGCTTTGGTAGCACTTATCGTAGTTTCCGGCGTAGCCTATGGTTTCGGCTTGAACTATAGACCCATTGAAGAAATTCCAAGTGGTTTTCCCGTACCCAACCTCGGCATCTTTACCAACTTTGATCTCAACTCGGTAACCCCTTACATCTTTACCGCCTTAACATTGGCCCTACTGGGGGCCATCGACTCCTTATTGACCTCTGTGGTGGCCGATAACATGACCAAGACCAAGCACCAACCCAACAAGGAATTGGTAGGTCAGGGAATAGGAAATACTATTGCGGCCATATTTGGCGGAATCCCAGGAGCGGGCGCAACTATCCGTACCGTTGTCAACATTAATGCCGGTGGTAAGACCAAGTTATCCGGTATGGTGGCCGGTGTTCTGCTATTGGTCGTTCTTTTGGCCTTAGGTCCGGTCGCATCACAGATACCTGCCGCCGTACTTGCCGGTATTCTTGTAACCGTGGGTATAGGGGTAATGGATTATAAAGGATTGAAAGCGATACCTAGTTTACCAAAAGACATGAGTCTAGGACCGATCAAATTCAGTTCCGAAGTAGTGATTATGATTATTGTATTGGTTCTTTCTTCCGTTTGGAACTTGGTATACGCCGTAGGTGTAGGCCTGGTCATAGCTTCCTTAATGTTCATGAAGAAGATGGGCGACCTTACCGCAGAACGCTCGGATGTAAAATCATTGGAAAAAGAACAAGGTTGGGCAGATGAAGCCCGTTTCCCCCAAAACCTAAAAGAATCGGTTTTTATCAAACACCTTAAAGGCCCCTTGTTCTTTGGATCTACCAGCGAATTTCAAATACTGGCCGACCAAATACCGCGTAGCGCCTCAACAGTAATCATTCGTATGGACCGTATGCAGTATATGGATCAATCAGGACTCTACACGTTAGAAGACGTATTGATCGACCTGCACAACTCAAAAATTGAGGTATTGTTCGTAGACGTACTGAAGCAACCGCGTTACATGATGGAACGGGTAGACCTTATACCCGATTTAATACCCACGGAACACATTTTCGACACCTTTGACGACTGTATACAGTACTTGGAACAGAAGACTATAGCACCGAAAGTTGAAGCCGCGTTGTAG
- a CDS encoding efflux RND transporter permease subunit — translation MFQKFIDRPVLSTVISIIIVILGILGLTTLPIEEYPEIAPPTVQVKSTYTGANAETVLKSVVIPLEEQINGVEDMLYMTSSASNDGAATINVFFKLGTDPDIAAVNVQNRVARANSVLPQAVVQTGVITQKSQTSALLFFSLFSDNEDYDATFVENYARINIVPKLQRIEGVGNVTVFGSKDYSMRVWLNPEKMAAYKLMPSDIQNALREQNLEAATGKIGENADGIYEYVLKYKGRLSDEAEYENIIIKAQENGQFLRLKDVAEIELGAFNYGTKNEGMGKPGTAVGIFQTSGSNANAIIDEIQTILQESSKDFPKGLDYVIPYNTKDFLSASIEHVIQTLIEAFLLVFLVVFLFLQDFRSTLIPAIAVPVAIIGTFFFLSLFGYSINMLTLFAMILAIGIVVDDAIVVVEAVHAKMEEGATHAKTATKSAMSEISGAIISITLVMSAVFIPVSFISGSSGVFYQQFGITLAIAILISAVNALTLSPALAALLLKPHNPSEEHKKGLTKRFFSAFNTGFDAITNKYVGSVKFIAKRKWVTGLSLVIFVVIALLLFKSTPTGFIPNEDKAIVFADVTMPPGTTLEQTQKTVKQLDSIYQSMDIIKARMNITGFSILNSVNGGSYAFSVLRLKDWGERKGDAESVNAVVGSLFAKTAGLKDAKIFFFTPPSIRGFGNSTGFEMNLQSKDADDWQTVNKVTNEFLAAINARPEVKYAITNFNANFPQYEVEVDVEKTKMAGLAVTDVFSAMQGYYGGLYTTDFNKFGKQYRVMIQAKPEDRANENSLNHIFVTNANGESVAVSQFVSLKKIYGPEVVSRFNLLSSVKINGAMNPGYSTGDAIKAIEEVTAQVLPNNYTYEYSGLTKEENSAGSQTTIIFILSLIFVYFLLSAQYESYILPFSILLSLPVGIAGAIGFVSMAGLENNIYFQIALIMLIGLLSKNAILIVEFALQRRKHGMSILESAIDGAKARLRPILMTSFAFIFGLMPLALSTGIGAVGNRSIGMSAVGGMLIGTIFGVFIIPALYVIFQTIQERITGAPQETIEESKN, via the coding sequence ATGTTTCAGAAATTTATAGATCGTCCCGTACTATCTACGGTGATATCGATTATTATAGTTATTCTAGGTATACTAGGCCTAACGACCTTGCCCATTGAAGAATATCCAGAAATAGCACCACCAACCGTACAGGTTAAGAGTACCTATACAGGTGCAAATGCGGAAACGGTACTAAAGAGTGTTGTTATTCCTTTGGAAGAGCAGATCAACGGTGTTGAAGACATGTTGTACATGACCTCTAGTGCCAGTAACGATGGTGCCGCTACGATCAACGTATTCTTTAAATTGGGTACCGACCCCGATATTGCTGCGGTAAACGTTCAGAACAGGGTTGCCAGGGCCAACAGTGTTTTACCACAAGCCGTAGTACAAACGGGTGTTATCACACAAAAGTCCCAGACGAGTGCCCTTTTGTTCTTCTCCCTATTCTCGGATAACGAAGATTATGACGCCACTTTTGTTGAGAACTACGCTAGAATCAACATCGTACCGAAATTACAACGTATCGAAGGTGTTGGTAACGTTACCGTTTTCGGTTCTAAGGATTATTCTATGCGCGTATGGCTCAACCCAGAAAAGATGGCGGCGTACAAACTCATGCCCTCAGATATTCAAAATGCCCTTAGGGAACAGAACCTTGAGGCCGCAACGGGGAAAATCGGGGAAAATGCCGATGGAATCTACGAATATGTACTAAAATATAAAGGGCGCCTTTCAGATGAAGCTGAATATGAAAACATCATAATCAAGGCTCAAGAAAACGGACAGTTTTTAAGGCTTAAAGATGTTGCCGAAATAGAGTTAGGCGCCTTTAATTATGGTACAAAGAACGAAGGTATGGGCAAGCCCGGTACCGCTGTTGGTATATTCCAAACCTCAGGATCGAATGCAAATGCCATTATCGACGAAATTCAAACGATTCTACAGGAAAGTTCAAAGGATTTCCCCAAAGGATTGGACTATGTAATTCCTTATAACACCAAAGACTTCTTAAGTGCCTCTATAGAACATGTTATACAGACATTGATCGAAGCTTTTTTATTGGTGTTCTTGGTAGTATTCCTATTCTTACAAGACTTTAGATCTACCTTAATACCCGCTATTGCCGTTCCCGTAGCGATTATTGGTACGTTCTTCTTCCTCTCCCTATTCGGGTATTCCATCAACATGTTGACCTTGTTCGCCATGATTCTGGCCATTGGTATTGTGGTGGATGATGCCATTGTGGTAGTGGAGGCCGTACACGCCAAAATGGAAGAAGGTGCCACCCATGCCAAAACGGCGACTAAATCGGCCATGTCAGAAATATCAGGTGCCATTATCTCCATTACCTTGGTCATGTCGGCCGTATTTATTCCGGTATCTTTTATCAGCGGTTCATCAGGAGTGTTCTACCAACAATTTGGTATAACATTGGCTATTGCCATTCTTATTTCCGCGGTAAACGCCTTAACCTTGAGCCCTGCTTTGGCTGCGCTTTTACTAAAGCCCCATAATCCATCGGAAGAACATAAAAAAGGACTTACAAAACGTTTCTTTTCGGCCTTCAACACCGGCTTTGACGCCATAACCAATAAATATGTCGGTTCGGTGAAATTTATCGCCAAAAGAAAATGGGTAACCGGATTGTCTCTTGTCATATTTGTAGTAATAGCACTTTTGTTATTCAAATCGACACCTACCGGTTTTATACCTAACGAAGATAAGGCCATTGTCTTTGCCGATGTTACCATGCCTCCCGGTACTACTTTAGAGCAGACACAAAAGACCGTGAAGCAGTTAGATTCCATTTATCAATCTATGGATATCATAAAGGCTAGGATGAACATTACCGGATTTAGTATTTTGAACAGTGTTAACGGTGGTTCTTACGCATTCTCGGTTCTCCGTCTTAAAGATTGGGGCGAACGTAAAGGTGATGCCGAATCGGTGAATGCCGTAGTAGGAAGCCTGTTCGCTAAAACAGCCGGATTAAAAGATGCCAAAATCTTCTTCTTTACGCCACCAAGTATACGAGGCTTTGGTAACTCCACCGGTTTTGAGATGAACCTACAGAGCAAAGATGCCGACGATTGGCAAACCGTAAACAAGGTTACCAATGAATTCTTAGCGGCTATAAACGCAAGACCAGAAGTAAAATACGCCATTACAAATTTCAACGCCAACTTCCCTCAATACGAAGTAGAGGTAGATGTAGAGAAAACCAAAATGGCCGGTTTAGCGGTAACCGATGTCTTTAGTGCCATGCAAGGCTATTACGGTGGACTATATACCACGGACTTCAATAAATTCGGTAAGCAGTACCGTGTTATGATCCAGGCAAAACCCGAAGATAGGGCCAATGAAAATTCGTTGAACCACATTTTTGTCACCAATGCCAATGGTGAATCTGTTGCCGTATCTCAGTTTGTTTCATTAAAGAAAATTTACGGCCCGGAAGTAGTGAGCAGGTTCAACCTTTTAAGTTCCGTAAAAATTAACGGAGCCATGAACCCTGGTTATTCTACAGGTGATGCCATTAAAGCCATTGAAGAAGTTACGGCCCAAGTGCTGCCGAACAACTATACTTATGAGTATTCGGGACTTACCAAGGAGGAAAACAGTGCGGGTAGCCAGACGACCATCATCTTTATATTGAGTTTGATCTTCGTTTACTTCCTATTGAGTGCACAGTACGAATCGTATATACTACCCTTCTCGATATTATTATCGCTTCCGGTAGGCATTGCGGGTGCCATTGGCTTTGTAAGTATGGCAGGTCTTGAGAATAACATATATTTTCAAATCGCCTTGATCATGTTGATCGGTCTGCTCTCTAAAAATGCCATTCTTATCGTAGAATTTGCATTGCAGCGAAGAAAACACGGCATGTCGATCCTTGAGTCGGCCATTGATGGTGCAAAAGCACGACTTAGGCCCATATTAATGACCTCCTTCGCCTTTATTTTCGGACTGATGCCATTGGCATTGTCTACAGGTATTGGAGCCGTAGGAAACCGCTCGATCGGTATGAGTGCTGTTGGTGGTATGTTGATAGGAACCATATTTGGTGTATTTATAATACCCGCCCTATATGTCATCTTCCAAACCATCCAGGAGCGTATCACCGGTGCGCCGCAAGAAACTATTGAAGAATCAAAGAACTAG